DNA sequence from the Amycolatopsis sp. Hca4 genome:
GTACCGCCGTAGGCCTTCCACGTGCTCTGCGAGAACTGCAGGCCGCCGTAGTAGCCGTTGCCGGTGTTGGTGTTCCAGTTGCCGCTGCTCTCGCACTGCGCGATGGCGTCCCAGTTGGTCGCCGACGCGGGGGTCGCGGCGATCGCGAGGGGGGCGCCGACCGCGATGCCCGCGATGGCGACGCGAGCGACGGTGCGGGTGGCAGCGGACATCTTGCGGTGCTTGCCTCGGTAAGACATTTGGATGCTTCTCGGTTTCCCAGCGCCTACGAACCGGTGTGCGGGTCAGGATCGGGGTCCTGGCGCCGGCCATCCCAGGCCGGCAGACGAGTCCGACGCACGTCGCGTCTTCGTCGTCCCCTCGTCCCTGTCCGGAAATGCTTTCGCTCGGGGTATGGGTCCGGGATTCCGTCGGACAGGGCTGGGCGCTACGGATTCCCGGTCTTGCGTCGGTCGGTCGGGGCCAACCGAAAAGCGACGGTACGTAACGATCGCCGTGATCGGAAATTATTCGGGGCGTGACCTACGTCACAGTAACGACACGCAACCCCTGTCGATATGCATGTTTGTGCAGGTCAGACGGCCGTTATCTGGCCGTTTCCTCCCCGAGATAAAACACGGATCGTGAGGCTTGCATCACGTGTTCGGCGGCGCGAATGGGCCATTCGCGACGTCCGGATCGCGATTGGAGCGCGCATCTTATGGGTGCTCCGGCGACGGCGCCAGACTTGACAATCGTGCCCCAGTTGCCCCAAGAGTCACAGCAGTCCCACCTGTTCGTGCGGTTTGCCGACCCGGTCGGAGCGCCGGTACCGGCCGTCCCGATTCGCGGATACCGACGCAGGGCGACGGACCAGGTCAAACGGGTCACCGGACGGGTGGTGGCCGAACGGGAATCAGCTTCTCGCGAACACCCGGAATCGGTGACGCGCCACGCCGGGGTCCCGGAAACCCGGTCGGCGAGCGGTCGGCCGCCGTACCCGAGCGGTCACGGTTCTACAGGGAGTACGAAGTCCCGGGCCTGCGCCGGACGGAGCAACACGTGTGATCGAAGGGTCGACACCCGTGATTGGAGGGTCGACACGCGTGATCCGAGGGTCGACACGCGTGATCCGAGGGTCGACACGCGCCGACACCTCCGCCACGCCGTGTCGACGCCTCAATCACGCGTGTCGACCCCTCAAACACGTGAGCCGACCCGCCAATCACGCGAGCCGGCGCGTCCGGGAGCGTCAGCCGCCGGCGAACGGGGGGAGGACGTCCAGCTCGGCGCCGTCGCGGAGGGGGCGGGTCAGGTCGCGGACCGCGATGCCGTCCAGCAGGTAGCTGACCGCCTCCAGGACCCGCGGCAGCGACGTGGGGTGCAGGCGGGCCAGCTCGGCGACCGCGTCGGCGACCGACGCCCCGTCCGGCAGCTGCACCTTCTCCTC
Encoded proteins:
- a CDS encoding MoaD/ThiS family protein, which translates into the protein MTIVVRYFASARAAAGVEEEKVQLPDGASVADAVAELARLHPTSLPRVLEAVSYLLDGIAVRDLTRPLRDGAELDVLPPFAGG